A genomic window from Brevibacillus agri includes:
- a CDS encoding DUF3109 family protein, producing the protein MNRKPSYRYVGTPDPMSEKEVYSCEKYMKKNRHAMIKAGRYMVDVPALLALFHLDCWNCRAVHRETCCEGGQPYAVEEWQIPLLEKQVPAIAARLQTAGERENWERYGVWDRGQLPGTIRMRHGNCLFYQENNGRFGCAIHAYAEEAGHDVLPLKPFSCQLYPLDLIDTGQEILLTAVTKETSSFSRWGTDYLEQFYCANRERRKLAAHIDENWFALDGYRPAYEWNVPMLRYFLQEEADTVLDRLRERSHMTTVSM; encoded by the coding sequence ATGAACAGGAAGCCATCCTATCGCTACGTCGGAACACCCGATCCGATGAGTGAAAAAGAAGTGTACAGTTGCGAAAAGTACATGAAAAAAAACAGGCATGCGATGATAAAGGCAGGGCGGTACATGGTGGACGTACCCGCTCTGCTCGCTTTGTTTCACCTGGACTGCTGGAATTGCCGGGCGGTTCACCGCGAGACTTGCTGCGAAGGCGGCCAGCCATACGCCGTCGAGGAATGGCAAATCCCGCTGCTGGAAAAACAGGTTCCGGCGATCGCTGCCCGTTTGCAGACAGCAGGCGAGCGGGAAAACTGGGAGCGCTACGGCGTGTGGGACCGGGGACAGTTGCCAGGCACGATTCGTATGCGGCATGGCAACTGTCTGTTTTATCAGGAAAACAACGGCCGCTTCGGCTGTGCGATCCACGCCTACGCGGAAGAGGCAGGGCACGATGTCCTGCCGCTCAAGCCGTTCAGTTGCCAGTTGTACCCGCTGGATTTGATTGATACGGGCCAGGAAATTTTGTTGACTGCCGTGACCAAAGAGACGTCGTCCTTTTCCCGCTGGGGAACGGACTATTTGGAGCAGTTTTACTGCGCGAACCGGGAGCGCAGGAAGCTGGCTGCGCACATCGACGAAAACTGGTTCGCGCTCGATGGCTACCGCCCCGCCTACGAATGGAACGTGCCGATGCTGCGCTATTTTTTGCAGGAGGAGGCGGATACCGTGCTGGACCGCCTGCGCGAGCGCAGCCATATGACAACTGTCAGTATGTAA
- a CDS encoding DUF4179 domain-containing protein, with product MDIEKTEGQTDAHVPPHIEHYIRSGIAQAKSLQRRRRRSRLVRLCSGIATGCLLLAFVFSVRLSPAVAAYVSHIPGMEKFVELIRDDKGLQRAAEHEMVQDIGTGGSLAGITFTIDQVLTDQKRMLLFYTLKHERSGQKVGMRKLELFDASGKEWEHGASWSSMDVEANEEQKNRIDIFLPETSEVPDALTAKVTLDLDGVELNPPLAITFPIDHSKYTTFEKKVVPVGKKVTVDGQTFTIEQMTVFPTQTEVSIRFDPGNSKHIFGFDDLRLVDENGQTYAFWGNGVPTRDNGENGKVYNLESIYFLEPQKLFLKANGIRALDRDKLQVVIDAKTQKLVKAPDARLKLTALRQVDDVVGMDWELEVEEADAHRFIHLGSDITDNQANKYDYVQGSSSSRDPARRLQTYSLIYQRLTKNGAPDFYTFTLTDYPARLQGGFTVQVK from the coding sequence ATGGATATCGAAAAAACAGAGGGTCAGACCGACGCGCACGTACCGCCGCACATCGAGCACTACATTCGCTCTGGCATCGCCCAGGCCAAAAGCCTTCAACGCAGACGCCGCCGCAGCCGTCTGGTTCGCCTCTGCTCGGGAATTGCGACAGGGTGTCTGCTCCTGGCCTTTGTGTTCTCGGTGCGCCTCTCCCCGGCGGTTGCCGCTTATGTCAGCCACATTCCCGGGATGGAAAAGTTCGTCGAGCTGATTCGCGATGACAAAGGGTTGCAGCGGGCTGCCGAGCACGAGATGGTCCAGGACATCGGCACAGGCGGCTCGCTTGCAGGCATCACGTTCACGATCGACCAGGTGCTGACCGATCAGAAGCGGATGCTGCTGTTTTACACCTTGAAGCACGAACGTAGCGGCCAAAAGGTCGGGATGCGCAAGCTGGAGCTGTTTGACGCCTCCGGCAAGGAGTGGGAGCACGGAGCGAGCTGGTCTAGCATGGACGTGGAAGCGAACGAGGAGCAAAAAAACCGGATTGATATTTTTCTCCCGGAAACAAGCGAAGTACCTGACGCGCTGACAGCCAAAGTGACGCTCGACCTCGACGGCGTAGAGCTGAACCCTCCGCTTGCGATTACGTTTCCGATCGACCATAGCAAATACACGACATTTGAGAAAAAAGTGGTTCCTGTCGGAAAAAAAGTGACGGTGGACGGACAGACGTTTACCATCGAGCAAATGACGGTGTTCCCTACGCAAACAGAAGTCAGCATCCGCTTCGATCCGGGCAACTCCAAACATATTTTCGGCTTTGACGATCTGCGGCTGGTGGATGAAAACGGCCAGACGTACGCTTTCTGGGGAAATGGCGTGCCGACGCGTGACAACGGGGAAAACGGCAAAGTGTACAATCTGGAAAGCATCTATTTTCTGGAGCCGCAAAAGCTGTTTTTGAAAGCAAACGGGATTCGGGCGCTGGACCGCGACAAGCTGCAGGTGGTAATCGACGCGAAGACGCAGAAGCTCGTCAAAGCACCCGATGCCAGGCTCAAGCTGACTGCGCTGCGCCAGGTCGATGATGTGGTCGGCATGGACTGGGAGCTGGAAGTCGAGGAAGCGGACGCGCATCGCTTCATCCATTTGGGCAGCGACATCACGGACAATCAGGCGAATAAATACGACTACGTCCAGGGAAGCTCGTCTTCGCGCGATCCGGCGAGGCGTCTTCAGACGTACAGCCTGATTTACCAAAGACTGACGAAGAACGGCGCCCCTGATTTCTACACTTTTACCCTCACGGACTATCCCGCTCGTTTGCAAGGCGGGTTTACCGTGCAAGTCAAATAG
- a CDS encoding deoxynucleoside kinase — MKSILITVEGPIGIGKTSLARELHRTCELQLLEEIVYENPFLGKFYENIAEWSFQLEMFFLCNRYKQLQDIHAHYLNQGISVVSDYNIFKNTIFAKRTLSDNNLPKYLKIYDILTEDLPQAHLVIYLTASIDTVMKRIAMRDREVERTMDVGYMENLIADYNEFMDEFEKHHPDTPVIKFNCDELDFVHRPEDRQYMLDLILPRIQELRGQQA, encoded by the coding sequence ATGAAGTCCATATTAATAACTGTCGAGGGACCGATCGGTATTGGAAAAACCTCGTTGGCGCGGGAACTGCACCGCACTTGCGAATTGCAATTATTGGAAGAAATTGTTTATGAAAATCCGTTTCTAGGAAAGTTTTACGAGAACATCGCGGAGTGGAGCTTTCAGCTAGAGATGTTTTTCCTGTGCAACCGCTACAAGCAGTTGCAGGATATTCACGCCCACTATCTCAACCAGGGCATTTCTGTCGTATCCGATTACAATATTTTTAAAAATACGATTTTTGCCAAACGAACGCTGTCCGACAACAATCTCCCGAAGTATCTCAAAATTTATGATATCCTGACAGAAGATTTGCCGCAGGCTCATCTGGTCATTTACTTGACGGCGTCCATCGACACGGTCATGAAGCGGATCGCCATGCGCGATCGCGAGGTGGAGCGGACGATGGATGTGGGCTATATGGAAAATCTGATCGCCGATTACAACGAATTTATGGACGAGTTTGAAAAGCACCACCCGGATACGCCTGTCATCAAATTCAACTGTGACGAGCTGGATTTCGTCCATCGGCCAGAGGATCGGCAGTATATGCTCGATCTCATCCTGCCGCGCATTCAGGAGCTGCGGGGGCAACAGGCATAA
- a CDS encoding sigma-70 family RNA polymerase sigma factor → MNLEQLVSQARQGDDEAFYQLICQQQQQLYSVAYAFLRNELDALEAIQEATCRSYLRLSRLKQPAHFRTWLTRILIHVCLDELKRKKRFAPDFPDGDGLADPDRKQWEHTADKLVIEEALAKLTPAYRSIIILKYFEDLTIREIALRLGHPEGTIKTWLHKALATLRKELGKGW, encoded by the coding sequence GTGAATCTGGAACAACTTGTCTCGCAAGCCAGGCAAGGAGACGACGAAGCTTTTTACCAGTTGATTTGCCAGCAGCAACAGCAGCTGTACAGCGTGGCTTACGCCTTTTTGCGCAACGAACTGGACGCGCTGGAGGCGATACAGGAAGCGACCTGCCGTTCCTATCTCCGCTTGTCTCGCCTGAAGCAGCCCGCGCATTTTCGCACCTGGCTGACACGCATTCTCATCCACGTATGTCTGGACGAGCTGAAACGAAAAAAACGGTTTGCCCCCGACTTTCCCGATGGCGACGGTCTGGCGGACCCGGATCGCAAGCAGTGGGAGCACACGGCGGACAAACTCGTTATCGAGGAAGCGCTGGCCAAGCTTACGCCTGCTTACCGCAGCATCATCATCCTGAAATATTTTGAAGATCTGACCATTCGCGAAATTGCGTTACGGCTCGGCCATCCGGAAGGAACGATCAAGACCTGGCTGCACAAGGCGTTGGCTACATTGCGAAAAGAACTCGGGAAAGGCTGGTGA
- the splB gene encoding spore photoproduct lyase, whose amino-acid sequence MVTTLLEAPAKTGQKKTGLFVPDYVFVEPNALNYPLGQELYQRLQAEGIPLQMTTSHNQVRGIPGETEVEKYRNAKRTLVIGVRKTLKFETSKPSAEYAIPLATGCAAHCHYCYLNTNIGSKPYVRVYVNTDEILAQAKTYIEERPGEITRFEAACTSDPVSIEHLTGNLKRAIEFMGEQEYGRLRFVTKFHHVDSLLDAKHNKHTRFRFSMNADYVIKNFEPGTSSFAQRIEAAGKVAKAGYPLGFILAPLYWFDGWEEGYTDLLERLRNQLVPEALADLTFELIQHRFTKIAKNLILQRYPKTKLAMNEEERKYKWGKYGKGKYVYPDVQAKALQAHLEREIARLFPKAKIEYFT is encoded by the coding sequence ATGGTGACGACACTGCTGGAAGCACCCGCGAAAACAGGGCAGAAAAAAACTGGCCTGTTTGTGCCCGACTACGTTTTCGTCGAGCCAAACGCACTGAACTATCCGCTCGGCCAGGAGCTGTACCAGCGTTTGCAAGCGGAAGGCATCCCGCTGCAAATGACAACCAGCCACAATCAGGTGCGCGGCATTCCCGGCGAGACAGAGGTGGAAAAGTACCGCAATGCCAAGCGAACATTGGTCATTGGGGTGCGCAAAACGTTGAAGTTCGAAACCTCCAAGCCGTCTGCGGAATACGCGATTCCGCTGGCTACAGGCTGCGCGGCGCATTGCCACTACTGCTATTTGAATACGAACATCGGGTCCAAGCCGTACGTTCGCGTCTACGTCAATACCGATGAAATTTTGGCCCAGGCGAAAACATACATCGAGGAACGGCCGGGAGAGATTACCCGATTCGAGGCAGCCTGTACGTCCGATCCGGTCAGCATCGAGCATTTGACAGGAAACCTGAAGCGAGCGATCGAATTTATGGGGGAACAGGAGTATGGCCGTCTGCGGTTCGTTACCAAGTTTCACCACGTCGATTCGTTGCTCGATGCGAAACATAACAAGCATACCCGTTTTCGCTTCAGCATGAATGCCGATTACGTCATCAAAAACTTCGAGCCGGGCACTTCCAGCTTTGCGCAAAGAATTGAAGCGGCGGGCAAAGTGGCAAAAGCAGGCTATCCGCTCGGCTTCATTTTGGCCCCCTTATACTGGTTTGACGGATGGGAGGAAGGCTACACCGACTTGCTGGAACGGCTGCGAAACCAGCTCGTCCCGGAAGCGCTGGCCGACCTGACTTTTGAGCTGATCCAGCACCGCTTCACCAAAATTGCCAAAAACTTGATTTTGCAGCGCTATCCGAAAACCAAGCTGGCGATGAACGAGGAGGAGCGCAAATACAAATGGGGCAAGTACGGCAAAGGCAAGTACGTCTACCCGGACGTGCAGGCCAAAGCCTTGCAGGCGCATTTGGAGAGGGAGATTGCGAGACTGTTTCCCAAGGCCAAAATCGAGTATTTTACGTAG
- a CDS encoding deoxynucleoside kinase, whose translation MSRFQNSHLREKYGIPSNAVITIGGTVGVGKSTFTHALADQLGFRVSVEKVDNNPYLGRYYNDLSRWGFHLQIFFLAERFKEQKRMFDYGGGFVQDRSIYEDTGIFARMLYEQGNMTEEDYRTYTELFEAMVMTPYFPHPDILIYLEGSFDDIIGRVQERGRPMEQQTPIDYWRDLFNRYDSWIHSFTSCPVLRVNINEYDVVDDPASVESIIARAAEKIRLGRAARLP comes from the coding sequence ATGTCTAGGTTTCAAAACAGCCATCTTCGTGAAAAATACGGCATTCCGAGCAATGCGGTCATCACCATCGGCGGAACGGTAGGCGTCGGCAAATCGACGTTCACACACGCCCTGGCCGATCAGCTCGGTTTTCGCGTGTCCGTGGAAAAAGTGGACAACAACCCTTACCTTGGCCGTTATTACAACGATTTGTCCCGCTGGGGCTTTCACCTGCAAATCTTTTTCCTGGCCGAGCGCTTCAAGGAGCAGAAGCGGATGTTCGACTACGGCGGCGGCTTCGTCCAGGATCGCTCGATTTACGAGGATACCGGCATTTTCGCCCGCATGCTGTACGAGCAGGGCAACATGACGGAAGAAGACTACCGCACGTACACAGAGCTGTTCGAAGCGATGGTCATGACGCCGTACTTCCCGCATCCCGATATTTTGATCTACCTGGAAGGCAGCTTCGATGACATTATCGGGCGCGTCCAGGAGCGGGGACGCCCGATGGAGCAGCAGACCCCGATCGACTACTGGCGCGATTTGTTCAACCGCTATGATAGCTGGATTCACTCGTTTACCTCCTGTCCTGTTCTGCGGGTGAACATCAACGAGTACGACGTCGTGGACGACCCGGCCTCCGTGGAGAGCATCATTGCCCGTGCGGCGGAAAAAATTCGCCTGGGACGAGCTGCGCGCCTGCCGTAG
- a CDS encoding 4a-hydroxytetrahydrobiopterin dehydratase yields MSKLSLEQVKLYLSKVPGWKLVEDRMALSRTYHCRDFATAVSFVNRVAEMLEHDSQHVEIHLSGGTVTFTLATREAKGLTGKDFALAQTISKVS; encoded by the coding sequence GTGAGCAAGCTGTCTTTGGAACAGGTCAAACTGTATTTGAGCAAGGTTCCGGGCTGGAAGCTGGTAGAAGACAGGATGGCGCTGTCTCGCACATATCACTGTAGAGACTTTGCCACGGCTGTGAGCTTTGTAAACCGTGTGGCGGAAATGCTTGAGCATGACAGTCAGCATGTCGAGATTCACCTGTCTGGCGGAACTGTGACGTTTACGCTCGCGACCCGCGAGGCAAAAGGGCTGACGGGCAAAGATTTTGCCCTCGCCCAGACGATCAGCAAAGTAAGCTAG
- the hutH gene encoding histidine ammonia-lyase gives MNQQASVIHMNGNRLRIEDVVRIARDAHRIELTPEALENVRRSRAMVEEMLQEQKVVYGITTGFGKFSDVMIQGEDVSKLQENLIMSHACGMGEPYPVEVVRAMMALRINALAKGYSGIREETLLHLAELCNRGVHPVIPQQGSLGASGDLAPLAHMVLVMLGKGEAIVNGQRMSGEAALKAVGLSPIRLQAKEGLALINGTQAMTALLCLALYDSRVVLESAELIASMTIEALRGIPKAFDPQLHLVRPHPGQQESARRLLAHLSGSERTSQQGELRVQDPYSLRCLPQVHGATRDTLEYVWATVTRECNSVTDNPILFTETGDVISGGNFHGQPMAFAADFLAIAMAELANISERRTERLVNPQLSGLPGFLTENGGLHSGFMITQYVAASIVSENKVLCHPASVDSIPSSANQEDHVSMGTTAARKLRTVISNVTKVLAIEYLAAAQAIDFGNGELGAGTKKAYEELRRVIPRLHEDREMHPDLVKAEELIQKGALVIL, from the coding sequence ATGAATCAGCAAGCAAGCGTCATCCATATGAATGGGAATCGCCTGCGCATTGAAGACGTCGTCCGGATTGCCAGGGACGCTCACCGCATCGAATTGACCCCCGAGGCGCTGGAAAATGTGCGCCGCTCCCGGGCGATGGTCGAAGAGATGCTCCAGGAGCAAAAAGTCGTCTACGGCATCACCACAGGCTTCGGCAAATTTTCCGATGTCATGATTCAGGGCGAAGATGTCAGCAAGCTGCAGGAAAACTTGATTATGAGCCACGCCTGCGGAATGGGAGAGCCTTATCCGGTGGAAGTCGTCCGCGCCATGATGGCGTTGCGAATCAATGCGTTGGCAAAAGGCTATTCCGGCATCCGGGAAGAAACGCTGCTGCACCTGGCCGAGCTGTGCAACCGCGGCGTCCATCCGGTCATTCCCCAGCAAGGCTCGCTCGGCGCCAGCGGCGATTTGGCTCCGCTCGCGCACATGGTCCTCGTCATGCTCGGCAAGGGCGAAGCGATCGTCAATGGACAGCGGATGAGCGGAGAAGCGGCGCTCAAAGCAGTCGGGCTCTCCCCGATTCGCCTGCAGGCCAAAGAAGGTCTGGCCCTGATTAACGGCACGCAGGCGATGACCGCCCTGCTCTGCCTGGCCTTGTACGATTCGCGCGTCGTCCTGGAAAGCGCGGAGCTGATCGCGTCGATGACGATTGAAGCGTTGCGCGGCATACCGAAAGCGTTTGATCCGCAACTGCACCTCGTCCGCCCGCATCCCGGACAGCAGGAATCGGCGAGACGACTGCTCGCGCACCTGTCCGGCAGCGAAAGAACCTCGCAGCAGGGCGAGCTGCGCGTCCAGGACCCTTACAGTCTGCGCTGCCTCCCGCAAGTCCACGGAGCGACACGCGATACGCTGGAGTACGTCTGGGCGACGGTCACCCGGGAGTGCAACAGCGTGACCGACAACCCGATCCTGTTCACGGAAACAGGCGATGTCATCTCCGGCGGAAACTTCCACGGGCAGCCGATGGCCTTTGCCGCCGATTTTTTGGCGATCGCCATGGCAGAGCTGGCCAACATCTCCGAGCGCCGCACAGAGCGACTCGTCAACCCGCAGCTTAGCGGCCTGCCCGGATTTTTGACCGAAAACGGCGGTCTTCATTCCGGTTTTATGATTACGCAATATGTAGCCGCTTCCATCGTCTCGGAAAACAAAGTGCTGTGCCATCCTGCGTCCGTCGATTCCATCCCGTCCTCGGCAAACCAGGAGGACCACGTCAGCATGGGGACAACCGCCGCCCGCAAGCTGCGCACGGTCATTTCCAACGTGACAAAGGTGCTCGCCATCGAATATTTGGCGGCAGCACAGGCGATCGACTTCGGGAATGGAGAGCTGGGCGCAGGCACGAAAAAAGCTTACGAAGAGCTGCGCCGCGTCATTCCCCGTCTGCACGAGGACCGGGAAATGCACCCCGACCTGGTGAAAGCAGAGGAACTGATTCAAAAAGGAGCGCTTGTCATTCTCTAG
- a CDS encoding thiol-disulfide oxidoreductase DCC family protein: MKPASEPLQHPDYLLLFDGVCHLCNSAVQFILKRDPSGSIHFASLQSEKAQQILSRFSYAESGLSSVVLIAHGRLYTKSDAILRVARKLSGAWPLCYYLGRLFPRPVRDFTYDWVAKNRYRWFGKQEQCMLPTPEIKARFLD; encoded by the coding sequence ATGAAGCCAGCATCTGAGCCGCTGCAACACCCTGACTATCTTTTGTTGTTCGACGGTGTTTGCCATTTGTGCAACAGCGCCGTTCAATTCATCCTCAAGCGCGATCCTTCCGGCAGCATTCACTTCGCTTCTTTGCAGTCGGAAAAAGCGCAGCAAATTTTGTCCCGCTTTTCGTATGCCGAAAGCGGGCTGTCATCTGTCGTCCTGATTGCCCATGGACGCTTATACACCAAGTCAGACGCGATTTTGCGAGTGGCGCGCAAGCTGTCCGGGGCCTGGCCGCTGTGCTACTACCTCGGCCGTCTGTTCCCCCGTCCCGTCCGCGATTTCACCTACGATTGGGTGGCCAAAAACCGTTACCGCTGGTTTGGCAAACAGGAACAGTGCATGCTGCCTACTCCCGAGATCAAGGCTCGCTTTCTGGACTGA
- a CDS encoding class I SAM-dependent methyltransferase — translation MAEEWFERSFREDYVLVYRHRDDSAADSEIANLLERLPIKSTGRVLDLCCGSGRHSRALARRGYEVVGVDLSPVLLQLAEEQNTYPQLSFARCDMRHIPYRDEFDIVVNLFTSFGYFSSDEENAQVVRNMAQALKVNGEVVIDYLNPAYVKQHLVPHSTKEVSGMLIEEKRWIEDEAVKKRILIRDDPAAQPREYLEQVRLFSVEQMTAMLELAGFGQIQVFGNYQFEPYIASQSPRMIFYAIKQ, via the coding sequence ATGGCAGAAGAATGGTTTGAACGCAGCTTTCGCGAAGATTACGTACTTGTGTATCGGCATCGGGACGATTCGGCGGCCGACAGCGAGATCGCCAATCTGCTCGAGCGATTGCCGATAAAGAGCACGGGGCGCGTACTTGATCTTTGCTGTGGGAGCGGGCGGCATTCGCGTGCGCTGGCTCGCAGAGGATACGAAGTCGTAGGTGTCGACCTGTCCCCCGTGCTGCTGCAGCTTGCGGAAGAGCAGAACACCTATCCACAGCTCAGCTTCGCTCGCTGCGACATGCGCCATATTCCGTATCGGGACGAATTTGACATCGTAGTCAACCTGTTCACCAGCTTTGGCTATTTTTCGTCCGATGAGGAAAACGCGCAGGTCGTCCGCAATATGGCGCAGGCATTGAAGGTGAACGGGGAAGTCGTCATCGACTATTTGAACCCCGCCTACGTGAAGCAGCATCTTGTCCCGCACTCCACCAAAGAGGTCAGCGGGATGCTGATCGAGGAGAAGCGCTGGATCGAGGACGAGGCGGTAAAAAAGCGGATTTTGATTCGAGACGATCCCGCCGCGCAGCCGAGGGAGTACTTGGAGCAGGTTCGGCTTTTCTCCGTGGAACAGATGACGGCCATGCTGGAGCTGGCCGGATTCGGACAAATTCAGGTATTCGGCAATTACCAATTTGAACCGTATATAGCCAGTCAATCGCCGCGCATGATTTTTTACGCGATCAAGCAATAG
- the uvsE gene encoding UV DNA damage repair endonuclease UvsE, whose product MIRLGYACISVKLKNNPNKKTTVAQINKLEPQARLKKLRLVLQTNFFNLMDLLAYNVENRIFLYRLPSEFVPLATHPVAADWDWAKEFSWDFQKTGTFIRNNGIRLTAHPGHFSILNSDKPSVVEAAIADFSYHAKVFDLLGLDDNSVLVTHAGGVFEDKVTSLERFAANFERLPEQVKRRLVVENDDTSFTMREVLELCEQIGVPMVFDIHHHHCHSDGEEWTEYLPRIIQTWGKRIPKMHMSSPKSAKDFRSHADNIDPDEFIAFASALADYHVDIVLECKNKDDALLTLRQHLKKRGVEVEAFAAAP is encoded by the coding sequence TTGATCCGTTTGGGCTATGCCTGCATCAGCGTAAAGCTGAAAAACAATCCGAACAAAAAGACGACCGTTGCGCAAATCAATAAACTGGAGCCGCAGGCGCGCCTGAAAAAGCTGCGGCTAGTGTTGCAGACGAATTTTTTCAACCTGATGGATTTGCTCGCCTACAACGTGGAAAACCGCATTTTTTTGTATCGCCTCCCCTCGGAATTTGTGCCGCTGGCTACGCACCCGGTCGCGGCAGACTGGGACTGGGCCAAAGAATTTTCCTGGGACTTTCAGAAGACAGGCACATTCATCCGCAACAACGGCATTCGCCTGACAGCGCACCCCGGCCACTTCAGCATTTTGAACAGCGACAAGCCATCCGTGGTCGAGGCGGCGATAGCGGATTTTTCGTATCACGCCAAAGTGTTTGATCTGCTTGGATTGGACGACAATTCGGTGCTGGTCACGCATGCCGGCGGTGTGTTCGAGGACAAGGTCACTTCCCTGGAACGATTTGCGGCGAACTTTGAGCGACTGCCTGAGCAGGTCAAGCGGCGACTGGTCGTGGAGAATGACGACACGTCCTTCACCATGCGCGAGGTGTTGGAGCTGTGCGAGCAGATCGGTGTGCCGATGGTGTTCGACATCCATCACCACCATTGCCATTCGGACGGCGAGGAATGGACAGAGTATCTTCCGCGCATCATCCAGACGTGGGGGAAGCGCATCCCGAAAATGCACATGTCCTCGCCGAAATCAGCCAAAGACTTTCGCTCCCATGCGGACAATATCGATCCGGACGAATTTATCGCTTTTGCCAGCGCTCTCGCCGATTACCATGTCGATATTGTGCTGGAATGCAAAAACAAAGACGATGCGCTGCTGACTCTGCGGCAACATCTGAAAAAACGCGGGGTTGAGGTCGAGGCGTTTGCCGCTGCCCCTTGA
- a CDS encoding aldo/keto reductase, with product MKYRRLGKTELTVSVIGVGTWQFGGEWGQDFSQQEVDQILDKAHELGINLIDTAECYGDHLSEKLIGGYLKKSRRADWIIATKFGHHFHDKFSRTNEYGAAAVQEQLEKSLRALQTDYIDLYQFHSGPDEAFDNDELWTYLDKQVQAGKIRHLGLSIAKNDNMHQVGGASRVNAQTIQVVYNRLDRKPEEAVFASCAEQDLGVLARVPLASGYLSGKYKPGAVFAGNDVRHRHDPQHVARLLEEVAKIKESEVPEGVDMAQWALAWCLKHPAVTTVIPGSKSPAQVEANAKAAAFASDDHPQARVK from the coding sequence ATGAAGTACCGCAGATTAGGGAAAACGGAACTGACTGTTTCGGTCATTGGCGTAGGGACGTGGCAATTTGGCGGAGAGTGGGGGCAAGACTTTTCGCAGCAAGAAGTCGACCAGATTCTGGACAAGGCGCACGAGCTGGGGATCAACCTGATCGACACCGCAGAGTGCTACGGCGATCATCTGTCCGAGAAGCTGATCGGAGGCTATTTGAAAAAGAGCCGCCGCGCCGATTGGATCATCGCGACGAAGTTCGGCCACCATTTCCACGACAAGTTTTCGCGGACGAACGAGTACGGGGCTGCCGCTGTGCAGGAGCAACTGGAAAAATCGCTGCGGGCTTTGCAGACCGACTACATCGACCTGTACCAGTTCCATTCCGGGCCAGACGAAGCGTTTGACAACGACGAGCTGTGGACGTATCTGGACAAGCAGGTGCAGGCAGGGAAGATTCGCCATCTGGGCTTGTCGATTGCCAAAAACGACAACATGCATCAGGTGGGCGGAGCTTCCCGCGTCAACGCGCAGACGATCCAGGTCGTCTACAACCGGCTGGATCGCAAGCCGGAGGAAGCGGTGTTTGCGTCGTGCGCGGAGCAGGATTTGGGCGTGCTCGCACGCGTGCCGCTGGCGAGCGGTTATTTGAGCGGAAAATACAAGCCAGGAGCCGTGTTCGCCGGAAACGATGTGCGCCACCGCCACGATCCGCAGCACGTCGCCCGCCTGCTCGAAGAGGTTGCCAAAATCAAGGAAAGCGAAGTGCCGGAGGGCGTGGACATGGCGCAGTGGGCGCTGGCGTGGTGCCTGAAGCACCCGGCCGTCACGACGGTCATCCCGGGCAGCAAAAGCCCGGCACAGGTGGAGGCAAACGCCAAAGCCGCTGCCTTCGCAAGCGACGATCACCCGCAAGCGCGGGTCAAATAG
- a CDS encoding acyl-CoA thioesterase: MNVKTTQESRTIQASLVQPSDTNYHGTIFGGTMMAYIDEVAAIAAMRHSRRPVVTASIDSIDFLAPVKMGHSICLEAFVSSTGRTSMEVFVKIVSENLQTGERVLTATSFLTFVALDEAGNPTEVPAIVPETEEEKRLMATAEERKKMRKERKDSLQAFVSQLNIEKTI; encoded by the coding sequence ATGAACGTCAAGACTACACAAGAATCCCGCACGATCCAGGCATCCTTGGTTCAACCGTCCGATACGAATTACCACGGGACCATCTTCGGCGGGACGATGATGGCCTATATAGATGAGGTAGCGGCAATCGCTGCCATGCGGCATTCGCGCCGCCCGGTCGTGACTGCTTCCATAGACTCCATCGATTTTTTGGCACCCGTAAAAATGGGGCATTCGATCTGCCTGGAAGCGTTTGTCTCCTCGACAGGGCGCACGTCCATGGAGGTCTTTGTGAAAATCGTCTCGGAAAACCTGCAAACAGGGGAACGAGTCCTGACTGCCACTTCGTTTTTGACTTTTGTCGCGCTCGATGAAGCGGGCAATCCTACCGAGGTTCCGGCCATCGTTCCGGAAACCGAGGAAGAGAAAAGGTTGATGGCTACTGCCGAGGAGCGCAAAAAAATGCGCAAGGAACGGAAAGACAGCCTGCAAGCGTTTGTCAGCCAGTTAAACATCGAAAAAACAATCTGA